The window TCGTTATAGAGCGACACGTTCCCGGACACGACCGGGAAGTCCAGCGCCCGGCAGGCCTCGGCCATGCCGTCGGTGGCGCGGACGATCTGGCCCATGGTCTCGGGCTTTTCGGGGCTGCCGAAATTGAGGTTGTCGGTGATGGCGATGGGCAGGGAGCCGGCGGCGGTCAGGTTGCGCCAGGCTTCGGCCACGGCCTGCTTGCCGCCTTCATAGGGATCGTTCTGGACATAGCGCGGGGTGACGTCGCTGGTCACCGCGATGGCCTTGCCCTTGCCGTGGATGCGCACGATGCCGGCGTCGCAGCCCGTGGCGCTGTCTTCCAGGGTGTCGGCCATCACGTGGCGGTCATACTGTTCCCACAGCCAGCGCTTGGAGGCCATGTCGGGGCTGCCGACGACCTTGAGCACAGCGGCGGTCCAGTCGCCCGGCGCGGGGATCGTCGCCGGGTCGAGGCGCGGATGCAGGGTCGGCTGCACCCACGGGCGGTCATAGAGCGGGGCGTCGTCGAACAGCGGGGCCAGCGGCACGTCGCAGACGGTTTCGCCGTGATGCTTCAGGACCAGGCGGCCGGTGTCGGTCGTGTAGCCGATGACAGCCGCGTCCAGGCCCCATTTTTCGAAGATGGCGTGGCCTTCGTGCTCGCGGCCGGGCTTGAGCACGGCCAGCATGCGCTCCTGGCTTTCCGAGAGCATCATCTCATAGGCGGTCATGCCGGTTTCGCGCTGGGGCACCATGTCCATGTTCAGCTCGATGCCGACCCCGCCCTTGCCGGCCATCTCGACCGAGGAGGAGGTCAGGCCTGCGGCACCCATGTCCTGGATGGCGGCGACGGCGCCGGTGGCCATTAGTTCCAGGGTGGCCTCGATCAGCAGCTTTTCGGCAAAGGGGTCGCCGACCTGGACGGTGGGGCGCTTTTCCTCGGAGTCTTCCGAGAATTCGGCCGAGGACATGGTCGCGCCGTGGATGCCGTCGCGGCCGGTCTTGGAGCCGAAATAGACCACGGCCAGGCCCGCGCCCGGGGCGGCGGAATAGAAGATCTTGTCGGCCTCGGCGTGACCCACACACATGGCGTTGACCAGGATGTTGCCGTTGTAGCCCTTGTGGAAGTTGGTCTCGCCCGCGACCGTCGGCACGCCCACGCAGTTGCCGTAGCCGGCGATGCCGGCCACGACGCCGTCGACAAGTCGCTTGGTCTTCGGATGGCTGGGGTCACCAAAGCGCAGGGCGTTCAGCAGGGCAATGGGGCGCGCGCCCATGGTGAAGACGTCGCGCATGATGCCGCCGACACCCGTCGCCGCGCCCTGATAGGGTTCGATGTAGGAGGGGTGGTTGTGGCTCTCCATCTTGAAGATGATCGCGTCGCCATCGCCGATGTCGATGACGCCGGCGTTCTCGCCCGGTCCACAGATCACGCGCGGGCCGCTGATCGGGAACTTTTTCAGCTGGTTCTTGGAGGACTTGTACGAGCAGTGCTCGCTCCACATCACCGAGAACACGCCCAGCTCGACCAGATTGGGCTCGCGGCCCAGGCGGTCGAGAACGACGGCATATTCCTCGGCATTGAGGCCGAATTCGCGGGCCATCTCGGCCATGGACTTTGCGGAGGGCGTGGAGGAGGTGCTCATGGGGGCGCGTTCTAGCGCGCTACCACGGATTCCGCCACCGGCGAGGACCGGTTAGTGGCCGGATTATCCGCCTATGCGACCCGACTTGCCGGCGGGGACTTCCTCCATCGCATCCGGCGCACTGACCTTGGCCGGCTTGCCGGACAGATCGTCAAGGGCCGCTGTGGTCTGCTTGTGGGCGATGGCGATCCAGCTGTCCATCCGGGCTCCAGCCCCGGCGAACGACTTCTGCTGGAACGCCAACCCCGCCGTCAAAGCGCCGAGCAGGCACAGCGGAACCACGACCACATTGACCAGCGGATTGCCGGGCTTGCGGCGCTTGCGGGCCCAGACAGGGACGCCGCTGACGGGTTCAGGTGTGCTCATGGTCTCGTCCGCTCGAGGTCGTCGACGGATTTCGGTTTCCGCGCGGAGGCACGGCCCTGAGATCGTCGCTTCTTGTTCGAGACCACTAAGTGACGCGACGCGCGCCACTTTCCACCACTCTCCCTCTCGGAGCGAGCTTGGTCGGCTGTGCAGGTCCAGACAGGCGACTGTCCGGCTTGAAACCCCGGGGCGAAGCGGGCGAACATGGTCATGCCGGGAAAACCCGCCCCGCCGACAGAGGTTCACCCGCCATGCCCGGACCGACAGCAGAAATCGACCGCCGCCGCCTCCTGGTCGCCCTGCTGGTCGCGCCGCTCGGGGCCGCGGCCCCGGGTCCGGTTCAGGTGAGGCTGGCGACTGGACGGGGCGACATCGTCATTGAACTCTATGCCGACAGGGCCCCGATCACCGTCGCCAACTTCCTCGCCTATGCCGACCAGCACCTCCTCGACGGCGGCAGCTTCTATCGCACCGTCGGACCCTGGAACGACAACAACCCGGCAACCATCAGCGTGATCCAGGGCGGGCTGAACCGCGATGACAGCCCGCTGCCGGCCATCGCCCATGAAACCACCCGCCAGACCGGCCTGCGGCATGTGGACGGGGTGATCTCGATGGCTCGTGATGCCCCGGGCACGGCCGGCGCGGAGTTCTTTATCTGTATCGGCGACAATCCGGCCCTCGACTTCGGCGGGGCGCGCAATCCGGATGGCCAGGGGTTCGCAGCCTTTGGCCGGGTCATCGCGGGCATGGACGTGGTGCGGGCCATCCACAAGGCCCCGACCGTCAGTACCGCCGGCGATCCCTATATGAAGGGTCAGGTCATTGCAGATCCCGTGAAAATTCAGAAGCTTGGCCGCAACTAAGGCAGCTCTGCCTGAGGAACGCCACACCCCTGCCGACGTTGTTTCTCCGTGCGCCCCATGCGCGCAGTGCCAAGGAGTGAACGTCGATGGCTGACAACAATCGCAAGCCTGAG of the Caulobacter henricii genome contains:
- the purL gene encoding phosphoribosylformylglycinamidine synthase subunit PurL: MSTSSTPSAKSMAEMAREFGLNAEEYAVVLDRLGREPNLVELGVFSVMWSEHCSYKSSKNQLKKFPISGPRVICGPGENAGVIDIGDGDAIIFKMESHNHPSYIEPYQGAATGVGGIMRDVFTMGARPIALLNALRFGDPSHPKTKRLVDGVVAGIAGYGNCVGVPTVAGETNFHKGYNGNILVNAMCVGHAEADKIFYSAAPGAGLAVVYFGSKTGRDGIHGATMSSAEFSEDSEEKRPTVQVGDPFAEKLLIEATLELMATGAVAAIQDMGAAGLTSSSVEMAGKGGVGIELNMDMVPQRETGMTAYEMMLSESQERMLAVLKPGREHEGHAIFEKWGLDAAVIGYTTDTGRLVLKHHGETVCDVPLAPLFDDAPLYDRPWVQPTLHPRLDPATIPAPGDWTAAVLKVVGSPDMASKRWLWEQYDRHVMADTLEDSATGCDAGIVRIHGKGKAIAVTSDVTPRYVQNDPYEGGKQAVAEAWRNLTAAGSLPIAITDNLNFGSPEKPETMGQIVRATDGMAEACRALDFPVVSGNVSLYNETNGVAIPPTPTVGAVGLLEDYDLRMGFGNVAEGDTLILIGETQGELGASIYLREILGREDGAPPPVDLAAERKHGDFVRALIPTGLVAGLHDLSDGGLLIAAADVALASKVGITLNASSQTNAHPYLFGEDQARYLIATPDPEAVLAAAKEARIHACQAGVAGGDAFGSKDLFSIPLQTLRDAHEAWLPGFMAS
- a CDS encoding peptidylprolyl isomerase → MPGPTAEIDRRRLLVALLVAPLGAAAPGPVQVRLATGRGDIVIELYADRAPITVANFLAYADQHLLDGGSFYRTVGPWNDNNPATISVIQGGLNRDDSPLPAIAHETTRQTGLRHVDGVISMARDAPGTAGAEFFICIGDNPALDFGGARNPDGQGFAAFGRVIAGMDVVRAIHKAPTVSTAGDPYMKGQVIADPVKIQKLGRN